The Opitutales bacterium DNA window ATTGCAGAGAATATCGCCACTTACGCCAATATCTGGATCTATCCAAATCAATCAGAGGCATGGCGGATTGTGCCGACTTCAAAACTGATGGCTTGGTTTTTGTTGATGATCCTGAGTTTTGTTTTGGTCTCTATAGTGCAGCGTCCAACGTCGAACCAGAGTCAGGCACGCAATAGGCATTGAATGTATCTCGATTCCTTCGAAGCGAATTTCGAGAGGCTACCGGCGGCTA harbors:
- a CDS encoding DUF817 family protein produces the protein MLGRSFDPPRGNCFRDHSTKLTIAENIATYANIWIYPNQSEAWRIVPTSKLMAWFLLMILSFVLVSIVQRPTSNQSQARNRH